The sequence tttaattcgtattatttaataaattttctaaaaaatttatgcaaaaaattattcgttatAAAttcgattgtttttttttttttattttaaacttcaaacATAGGGATTTTAAGATTGTTTGCATcgttcgttttttttttttaaattgttaagaaTATTACTCCCCAAAACACGAATATTGAGCCTAGTCTCGTAATGGGATAGTGACgagttgtattttttttaagttttaaaccTTTGTAGTGatctaaaacaaaaaaatttaggaaattttttattagtaaagaTGCCGCTATCGCATAGACCTttgccaagaaaaaaaaaatttttttcacaaaatggcatctgcttgaaaaaaaaaaaatttttttttacctcgtTTTTTTGACgttgtagaattttttaaaaatacttgaaatcaaaatttttcagaatcCAAGGTTGGTGCGATAgatataaaaaagattttcatcaaatttcaaaGGAATCGGTAAAGTAGAACTTGAGATATGATGTCCacgacttcaaaaaaaaaagcagtttTGAGAAAAACGCGTTTGAAGTTTGAGAAACagttttagtaaaataactcagataatatttaatactcacTTGGGATTAATTGGCGATCCCAGATCCATATATTGGGCCTTCTTCTTGAAAAGAACGAGTCTTCAAGTCATTCAGCAACATCTGCCGTTCATTGTGTGATTTGCTGCACTCGGCCGGCTTAAGTGCTGGGTCACAAAATCCTATGTATCtccaaaaataattcgaattttgaaaaattcgttTAAGGGCATATTTTTGAGAGTAAACTTTagaatatacaaaaaaaagaaaatccattttttcaaatttctagaCCAGAATACCCCTTTAAATATTTGAGACGTACAAAACCAGTACTGGCTGTAGATTTactggttaaaaaattttacttctgTCAGATTTCAGTAAGTCCgatgatataaaatttcttggttcgattttttttacgtagatctattaaattatttttgagacacgtaaaaaataaattcttccccaattttatattttaagaagCAGTAGTTACTAAATTTTGAGAGTTACGACGAATtgttcaattacaaaaattgtagggcataaaatttcttgcaAAATTGTTCTCTACATTTTTCATCCGCTATCAATAGTTTAGGCACTAGATGAGATTTAGTGTTATTTTTACGCAATTTTAATCTAAGAAGCGATTTCTGTAGAAATCTAATCGAGTTACAGACTCGACTCacaagaccttttttgtagcaaatttagtCCTCAACAAACGCCCACAagtcaaaatacaaaaaaaaaaattttaatatgataaGCGGAaggaaaaagttataaaaatttatttttcaatgttatttaaatgggaaaaataaaaaattctttagcAACGGGTAAAAATCGGAACTAAGCGCTGCCATGctgctcaaaatttttgtttttccaccAACTACAAGATTTTCGGgtggaatttaataaaaaaacaatgttgCTATAAAATGAAGCACTCTAATagctatacataattatatgtaattacatagggccattttttatctgtaatttttttacccggatGGGCATGAACAGACATAAACATTGGGGTAGGGCAAAAAAATcgtctgttttttttttttttttcattttattctttaaaaaataggtTGGTagacaccttaaaaaaattatcttcaattatgatttcttaattttaGCAAGAAAGTCCTCCACttctaagttttttattttttacttattattagaAGGGAAAATTCATATCTTGCTATTTGctatttggaaaaaatattttgtcccttatattataggaaattgaattctctacaaaaaagggctcttacaatttttttgtaaacttcaccgttcaaaagttattacaaGCTTGATTATTTTCAGGCAGATCTTTTTTCTCATGAATTTTATctcgtcgaaaaaaaatattatgatacgTGCACCTCATGGCTTTACAGAAAATTCACTGCTCTACAAAAATGgtcttttattattagtcgatcaaattaaccgattaaaAGATATTCATCGTCAAATTACAACACACTAATTTTAACAGTTTTTGATTAGCTTTAATAAATTGACACACTCATTTTTACGttcaattttgtaaataagaagacccaaattattattttttctttttggaagttttttcgaaatttattttttctttttaccttACATTCACTGAGTAAGTAAGccaaaaatatgagaaaagtcgaaaaatataattttttcactttgaTGATGATTACACAATTGAAGGAACAACACgtatttcaacttttttgtGATACTGATAATCAGTACGGATAAATGGTTCAATGAATGGATTTGAAAACTTACAGAGCTTTAGGAGGTACATTAAGATGTCAAATCACCTGGCAACATTAATAATTCCATCAATGTTTGTAAAGTATGCGGTTGATTAactaaaaaaccataaaatacattttttttaagttattgaaatcaatattaaggatgaaagaaaattttttttttaaatcgaaaatgAGGTCAGCGAagataatattcaattttccAAAAGTGCCCTCAAAATTACTCTGTGATAATTAGTTtttgagatatcgataatcaaagacaaaggGATTGTTCTTCATTCGAATACTTATATTCCGGCAATGAATTGTCGTACAGAGACAACAACAAAAGGAAATCCTAGCAGAATAAATTTGCTAACTAAGTTGTGCATTggctttattaaaaaaaaaattctctaacCCGTACTCTAaaaaccaaataaaaaaatttacaaaactttTGGCTAGAACGATTTCTTGTGATTCCACATTAATCATGGCTTGAAAAAGATTTACCAGAATATCTTACAGCTAAAGATTTAAAGCTCTAAATtgcttattttaatttgttgataCGATCAGTTTTTATGCAAATACAGCTTTCCAaatatcactaaaaaatttataaaatttattcgtttCTTTACGTTTTTGAATAAGTGTATGTGGgtcattccaccaaataaagttatttttgccAGGTGACTCTCGTCGATTTGGTTCAGACGTTGTGAAGCCGTtctatatattcataaaaaaattctctgaaaatttgagcctttaatatgAAGCTGTTTCaagtttatgattttttgaatatgcaaaaatttttgtttttaactatttctaaatttttttgaagcagaaaaactttttaaaaaaatgagcacATAACAGTTTTTGGTAGGAAAAATTATCAGCTTTCCaatgtaaatatctattttttaatttttacaattaattgaaattatgtaGTTTTATTGAACCacaaaattgtaaaaatattttaaaaaattacacagaaacCAAGcgataattttcataaaattttccataactGAATGGACTTTCATGAAGTTTTGAAACATTTCGTGTAAGGTTAAAACttcaattatgtaaaattacaCGAAGTTttgtagaattttataatatttcataagacTTCATATAAGTCCTTGGAATTGTCATAacaattatgtaaatttttataaattttataaaactttatgaagttttacaaaaatatatgaaattttacaaaaacaaagTTCTGGTCTTTCacgaaattttacaaaatttaccaAATGTTGCGaacttttatgaaatttcatggaATTATCTTATGgtttctgataaaatttcataagtttttctttaaattttatgaatttttataaaattttgtaaaacttcgtaaaatttcagaaaaataactaaaatattatacCAATAACTTCTTTGGAtctcaataacaattataaaattttagaaatttttacaaaattatatatgattttatataattgcataaaattttatgaaactttatgaaatttcacagTATTTCACCAAATtccattaatataatttaataaaattttatgaaatttcatgaaaaaaaattttcccgggtACAATGACCTTATTGGAAataatcgtaaataaaaattttaagaactCTTATTATCTATTAAGGCAGTACTTTACTTTGAgtgctcgaaaaaaaaactatttcttCTGAATTTTCAACGTGATTATGAATAAGCATGTACATGTTTGGTTTGTTAGGCTGAACAAATACACTATTGAaatacgttaaaaaaaatttttcatatattttatagacttCTAAAATACAAAACGTCATTCGAATACACCATCTCGATTAATAGGTGGGTCTGCCCTTGatgttgaaatttcaaaaatgaacaACCTAAAACAGAAAATCTTTGAATTTTCAGATTCAACATAGCAATCTGCTGAATTAGAATATTTAATGTatggcgaaaaaaaaaaaaaggaaacttattttttttttttcgcgaggctttattattactataatcaTCATAAAATAATCCAAATATATAGTCAATTATAGGtctagtatatttataatttcagcaAAAGATAATCACAGCATCCGATCATTAACAATTTCAAATTGCGAGTCAGCACCATGTCCACTCAAACGTCAAACTTCGGTGATGGTTGAAGAGACATTTGTCgctaaaaaaaacgtaaaaagcTTAACGACATCAGTTTTTGCCAAAGTTGCTGCATTTTGGCTTCCATTTGTTAGTGTACATAACAAAAACGCTTGCGACAACATCTACAACATGGATGACACTATGGCTGGATGTCCTTTAAAAGCGGGTGCTGAATACAAATACAAAAATGAGTTCccaattttatcaatttatccTACGGTAAGAATTAAGatagttgaatttttataaaaaaattttaaacaataatatatagtattcatgaaaaaaattaattaataattcattatttacataagtacgatttcgaattttttttatcgaccagttgcattaataattaaaacttaaatttgttatttttttgcagtTAACTTTGCCTGTCCAGTGGGCGTTAAaggataaaaatgatattatcaCGTGTTTCCaagtttatgtaaaaattacaaattaagcATTGTCATcgtttatttatagatattattcataaataaagagaaaatttttcctattcATTCTGTAATAtgcaaataaaatcaataaaaatacattcgTTTTTATCCCgcgtattaatttaaatgtcaatatAATAATGACTAATCGGCTTTTAGTGACCTTTGTTCGTTTAAGAAAATAGCCTTATgggtgaaataaaatttatatattaattcaaCCAATATGCAAACACTGTTGAAATATcggcaattaaaataatcacaaactatctatttaaaaatttatacacaaattcaattaatatgtTCACAttattactttgtttaaaaatgtcactGCAAAAAAGTCTTGtgaataatcaaaatataaatcattaatatacacagttatataaattaatttacgagACTTGGTGACCGACATATAtaagtgattattttttgtgactTTCACGCATCGGaatcttaaatattacaattataacGGTTGTccctggctacttcgtgtcaagtagccacgaaccacagttacaaaattttcccgattaagtaattaattaataataaattattaaatataaatataaattaaacttgtTATATTGTTGGTTCTGGAACGCGGAGAATAGATCTCAGAGATGGGTCGACTCGTTTTAACCGGACACGGGGctgaaattaaacttattctaTAAGACACTGGTGgcgaaagtaattttatttagagacttaattcaattattatatataatcaattttatttagccAAATCCCCAAATATGTACAAAATTcccctttatataaattaaatttcttctatAGATAAATAAGTGTCCAGtgacaagaaataaatttatttacacgcAGTTATTTAATGGACacgggaaataaaataataattattcacgcTAAATtcgcgttgaagagagagatataaatagtaacaattttattataaatcttatctggattttatgTTCGACGTACTGATGGTATCGGACGCCGCTGCATCTTGGACCTTCGTTGTGGATTCTAATCAGGTTCCTAGGCTGCTGACGGGCTGGACACTTGGTGAATCGCTCAGAcgaaatttcacaaatatataaCCGAATGATTTTCTAAACcagtttataatattttagtaatcAGAAAAAACGAATTTCACTTTGCAAAGTTTTGCGGGAAAAAGAACTGGCTTCGGCGTGACTGATTTGTCGAGCACTTGAACTTGAGTGTCGATCGCTTGAGCTCGAATCGATCGCTTGAGCTTGAATGTCGATTCTGATCGAGACGTCTCAGGTcccaacctccgatgacccctacctaattatgcgcatatgaccgatttacggtcacctgctgcgcgaaATCATCCCTTGTGGTCTAGCGCCTAACTCAGCCAAACTTAGCAATTAGGCTGTAATGAGatagagagagaaaaagacCAAATTCAGATAGAGACAGCAAGAGAGCcgcactctcacgtcgtatACCAACGCACCCCGGTTATACAATACATAAAATTCAGAAGTGCATAGTTCAATAGCTGACttgtaataaaagtaatttaatgataaataaatgattacagttaccatattttatttttaactgatATTTTTTCCCTTAATCAACCCGTGACACATTCTGACCactttattagaaatttaataattctacaaaaaaaaaaatattatggagTTTTGTGAcgtgacattaaaatttatcatgatgaagttaaatatttttatttcgaccAACTTTGTTCCTATAATAGTTGCTATACTTTTTGAAGTCATAATTTCTATTATTGTTTTGACACCAgcactttgtaaaaaaaaaagagtaaacaataaaaatgatctAAGATTGACACGAATATGAGTGgttttttttaggttttaaaaaagatttcatttattaatattttctttaatacataaatgagtaataatattcttaaataaaaaacttataatctaatttataatttttgttttgatttgaCACTAATGATGCTCTTATCAAAAGACagtaactgaaaataaataaatattctctataaattattaatttttttttgatctaataaaataataatatcaaaaatgtaaGTTAAATGGTTAATgttgtggaaaaatttttaatttttaaaatataaagaaccATTGCAACATTAATTTGCCTTCTTGAGGCCACCAATATGGGTGTAGTGAAGTTGTTAaacatgattttaatttatttaatgtcacTTATTAAAAGGATGACAGTTGTCATCTTTAATGGTCAGgtcttcttttttaaatatatgagaccaaaaatgaaataaataggttgatttattattgtatcaaaaattattatgtaagCATGCATACTAATATATGTACGGATTAgggtatttcaaaaaataaaaaacttttttttttctcggaaacaggttcaaaagtttcatttggatataaaaagacgcctgtgaaaattagagctcttaatattaacattaagacgTTTcacattgcacttttctattttccattagaataacatggaaaaaaatttttttgcgtctTCTGATTTTCATTACTAGCCAACGATGCGTCATAGAAATAATCAGCAAACATATTTGTGTAGGGCATTGAATCCTTTACAGAAAAACTTCTTCTAGTATTATTCCATAAATCTgattgttcaaaagttatttgaggttgaagttgaatttgtattaaattttgagatctttttacttttttcggcgaaactatcaaatctgttacaaaatatcatggcatcttttttgtagacaattttattagcTTGAACTtatttctaagttttttcgaattccacattgttttctagtaattttattttaatgtcaagctcataGAAAAATAGTCTTCTAAACGATTTGAAGAgcttgtcattaaaataaaagtaactagaaaacaatgcggacttcgaaaaaactttatgaataataatttgtagaaaatgagatcgtctacaaaaaaggtcctataatattttgtgatgaGTCTgtagtttcaccggaaatgTAAAaagatatcaaaatttaatatgaattcgACTTCAACCTCAATTCATTTCtgaacaaatagatttatcaaaaattgatcagaactttttttttttttgtaaagcattCGATTACCTACAAAATTATGTCTGTGAAATATTCTACGACGCATTGTTAGctacttataaaaatcagaagacgcaaaaaattttttttcatgttatgcttatagaaaatagaaaagtgcaatgcaGAACTTCTTAATGTTCGTATTAAgagctttaatttttacagaCGTCTCTTCATATCTAAATGAAGATTTTGAAACTAtttccgagaaaaaaaaaatttgttactttttgAAACACTATAGTACTGATCtaacaaatttatcaaaaagcCACAATTTTATTAGATAACTTTTTCACATAAATATTGAACCATGTTAGTTTGATATGTTTACCGAACTCATTAATtctaattatgtatttatcaggtagattttaaaaaaatctacctgTTGTGTTCGTCTTCATGCTCGATGtttcaaggaattttgtcACAACCTACCTtaagaacaataaaaaaaaaaatttattcgagcCAACTATGAttttataacgttctcttctatttcacgcgtcccacggcggagtgtggttagcgctcaatagccgttatagctctccgttggttgaaaaactgaaaataaaatagtaacaaaacaaaatgtcccacctggagatatcctgaatcttCCTGGACCcgcagctctgctcaggctgggttagacaacctagttgggcgccagttcgtgtgccccacgaacaaaattaactcaaaatgaAACaccggagaaaaatgaaaataaaattaaaatgaataacaggatagcgatttcagattttaggaatTAGGATAGTAagaaaagatagcagtaatgaaataataatattaaataccaccgggttgatgaccatttgtttttaattatccagtaattaatagaataattagtcaaatatatatcgcatactcacataaataatatcgaaaaataatagtaaatcacttacaaaaaataataataatagtatgcgcacataaaattaattcaaacaataataataatgtataaacaataaatgtattgtgaaataaacatataactattaataattaatagcctcactcacacgtgaacataaacaaactaaatataattcacGGAGAACAATCTCAGAATaatacttcaataattttaacgtATTATATCACTCgcaagtgaataaaaatattaaataaaataatctcgtATAAGAATTTGAAGTATTTCAGTAAAAATTCCCGATAATttccaatggtgaattttacGGTATTCACAAAATGATATTATCCTATACTCAAATAATACAGATACAGAGCACTTATGGATACAATAATTATGAGTGATATTTATACCTTTGTATCACTCTCACgtgataagtaaaataataaaataataatactcaccaaaatttaattataaaaataataactcaaattaataataaatgataatgaaaattaaccAAACATTTATCCCGCTCAacatttggtaaaataatactgaatgATTTCACTGACTGTATTTGTATTCACTGAGTATAATAttcacgcattccatcatatgcttatgaccaATTATTAATACTCAGAATTCACTATCGCTCTTACGCTTAggctatatacaaatgatcaccaactcgggaaccaaaattacacgccaatgtattagccaaaaaagTACTCacagtttacgtattattcaactcccttggttgcacgctaatacagtaaatgtattttcctttatgcgaTTTATCAACTGCTCAACTAATGGCAATGGGTGTATATTACTACCTAcacaaaataccaaatggcgacaaatttataattattttaatgttgttatgtccgccgcttaaatttaaattgattatccaggatttctccctttggtagcgatagaaaaatttagacgagcgatttggaggttgcggacaacattaaagaatacgaggaagattcatcttcctataatttattatttatggtggatcttttacttcgaagtaagaacccaaacgtctccgaagagactggtgatgttgtgttgaaccagttatcttatgaaagaatagaatttaaaatctttcacctacctttcgatgtttctttctttctagtcacggcaggttagatccctccagaacgttgcagctcactcagcttcctcctgtaggatttggttggatgggcgcggctggggttgtaggatgtaaacttatgtgctactctcgaataaaactcggaaggctgaacttatggtttttctgctttttatttccgatttagttacaatacacttgtacactgaatcctttacactaatttttaacaattgatatttttaagattattgattattcacggaaattttataagatttttattttatatttaatgcgtcctttttacacacccgaGAGGTGATTCtatgcgcaaaataactcagaccgagatggaatcgcaaatacacgtgatttgcgtcactatttcaatcggaccggaagtttctattaGTCTGTGAGGATTTGTAATAGATAAAGaagtcgattattgctttttcaacgcctaagcggaatcctgcaataattgactgctaaaagatgtcaatttagaatgccttattgattattcaacgccgaagcggattcctgcaataaggtttaaatagaaaaatattaaagatcctcttattgacttttcgacgcctggggcggaatcctgcaataagagtgcacgaaagttcgacgttcgaatattcgcggactgtaagttagaagaaccgactagccaagagctatgggtgctcaggccttttataaactttgattttgcgattgatggggaatttttaattattgtcattggtggaaggtgacgacagtatattaattgttcgttcgtcttattgcagttatcctcccactattctttgtcgTATAAAAAGGTGAAAAAGCTAACGCTGCGTATTCGCGCGCTTTTGCaaagaagagctctgtaataattatttttaaataattattagaataaaaaaaaaattatttggacataacaatgtaacagagcacacacgctactcttacagagactttcccacgtctgaccatcgcagcacgtgaatctcacgccggcacctaggccgacgccattttgtcgtatatctcactttgaccaatggagatatacaactgtcgcatgttatATTGTACAGTACCACCAACATACTACATAACTTTGGCCTTGTAATTTACcaagttcccgacgctaaacgaccaattgtatttttcataattaattcttaatattatttaccgataaatcaaccaatgatttattcataaaactagtagatttatttataataaataaagctacggatgccaactgttgcgtagacgcgcatgcgccaaccaattcaaaataatcataagcacataaatgaaatgcgcaactattttcccagcgctacaaaatccaaatatatgcttaaattaatcagtgaaaTCTCCTGATTCAAACACAATTCACACCTAAGAAATCAATGAAGTATTATTAacgcaataattaaaacaaaatcttataaataaacaaaataatcatgtTAACAAACTatcggatgagacgtgtgagcagcgtgtgctgccctctgttgctTACCGgcctgatgcgagactgccgcgacatctaaatatcgtgacaatttatttgagccaaagaTACCG comes from Microplitis demolitor isolate Queensland-Clemson2020A chromosome 8, iyMicDemo2.1a, whole genome shotgun sequence and encodes:
- the LOC103577263 gene encoding NPC intracellular cholesterol transporter 2; its protein translation is MLRAIFPVILPLLCLTFLTEAVSYDQCKDAKDNHSIRSLTISNCESAPCPLKRQTSVMVEETFVAKKNVKSLTTSVFAKVAAFWLPFVSVHNKNACDNIYNMDDTMAGCPLKAGAEYKYKNEFPILSIYPTLTLPVQWALKDKNDIITCFQVYVKITN